One stretch of Serinicoccus hydrothermalis DNA includes these proteins:
- a CDS encoding response regulator transcription factor: MIKVLLADDQALVRGALAALLDLERDIEVVAQVGRGDAVLDAVQRAQPQVCLLDIEMPGLDGIEVLEQLREQGARTRCLMVTTFGRPGYLRRAMDAGACGFVVKDTPAPELAEAVRRVDAGLRVVDPALATESLIGGPNPLTDREREVLRQALDGSPVQSIAGQLFLSPGTVRNYLSSAIGKTGTATRVEAARYAEERGWL, translated from the coding sequence GTGATCAAGGTGCTGCTGGCCGACGACCAGGCGCTGGTCCGCGGCGCGCTCGCCGCGCTGCTCGACCTCGAGCGCGACATCGAGGTGGTCGCCCAGGTCGGGCGGGGCGACGCGGTCCTCGACGCGGTGCAGCGCGCCCAGCCGCAGGTATGCCTGCTCGACATCGAGATGCCCGGCCTCGACGGCATCGAGGTGCTGGAGCAGCTGCGCGAGCAGGGGGCGCGCACACGCTGCCTCATGGTGACCACCTTCGGTCGGCCCGGCTACCTGCGCCGCGCGATGGACGCCGGAGCGTGCGGCTTCGTCGTCAAGGACACCCCGGCCCCCGAGCTCGCCGAGGCGGTGCGCCGGGTCGATGCCGGGCTGCGGGTCGTCGATCCGGCGCTCGCCACGGAATCGCTCATCGGCGGCCCCAACCCGCTCACCGACCGCGAGCGCGAGGTTCTGCGCCAGGCGCTGGACGGCTCGCCGGTGCAGTCGATCGCCGGTCAGCTCTTCCTCTCGCCGGGGACGGTGCGCAACTACCTGTCCTCCGCGATCGGCAAGACCGGCACCGCCACCCGCGTGGAGGCGGCACGGTATGCCGAGGAGCGCGGCTGGCTCTAG
- a CDS encoding CPBP family intramembrane glutamic endopeptidase: MPSPDTEPTTSLRTLLPAAGVSVSALLLFGVHLPWAGYALLLASLVAAFVLHRELFLDLLLIALGIGIVSTTSVEADISWDMFFLLGAVLTAAVLAPVLVDRFVYRRGAITFPWITGRRWTRLQWAYVVAVPVLGYLILPAYFIHSGSYQNWPPIQTASEFGRFFVGVNAVGLWDELFFICICFALLRRHFPLWTANVLQATIFVSFLWELGYRSWGPLLTIPFALLQGYIFTRTKSLTYVVIIHLLFDAVVFLAIVHAHDRSIFPFFLY; this comes from the coding sequence GTGCCCTCCCCCGACACCGAGCCGACGACGAGCCTGCGCACACTGCTCCCCGCCGCGGGGGTGTCGGTCTCGGCGCTGCTGCTCTTCGGGGTGCACCTGCCGTGGGCCGGGTATGCCCTCCTCCTCGCCAGCCTCGTGGCCGCCTTCGTCCTGCACCGCGAGCTCTTCCTCGACCTGCTGCTCATCGCCCTGGGCATCGGCATCGTGTCGACCACCTCGGTCGAGGCCGACATCAGCTGGGACATGTTCTTCCTGCTCGGCGCTGTCCTCACCGCCGCCGTGCTGGCCCCGGTGCTCGTCGACCGCTTCGTCTACCGGCGCGGCGCGATCACCTTCCCGTGGATCACCGGACGCCGCTGGACCAGGCTCCAGTGGGCCTACGTCGTGGCCGTGCCCGTGCTGGGCTACCTCATCCTCCCCGCCTACTTCATCCACTCCGGCAGCTACCAGAACTGGCCACCCATCCAGACCGCCAGCGAGTTCGGGCGCTTCTTCGTCGGCGTCAACGCCGTGGGTCTGTGGGACGAGCTGTTCTTCATCTGCATCTGCTTCGCCCTGCTGCGCCGCCACTTCCCGCTGTGGACCGCCAACGTGCTGCAGGCGACGATCTTCGTCTCGTTCCTGTGGGAGCTCGGCTACCGGTCCTGGGGGCCGCTGCTGACCATCCCGTTCGCGCTGCTGCAGGGCTACATCTTCACCCGCACCAAGTCGCTCACCTACGTCGTGATCATCCACCTGCTCTTCGACGCGGTCGTCTTCCTCGCGATCGTCCACGCGCACGACCGCAGCATCTTCCCGTTCTTCCTCTACTGA
- a CDS encoding VOC family protein, whose product MDARAGRLTTQEFQAAEGTEDWRGLGRGAHAWFATGSHADGAALVRSVVSTCGDLGTGLPDLDLRATGLRMRLAASGEGFTTQTVELARAISASARDLGLTAQPEVVQEVQLAVDTQDPGAVMDFWETALGYERQGEEDVVDAGRRHPPLWFQDMDAARPLRSRLHLDSVTSQPVAAATVDRLEAAGAGVARHGYYATVADPEGNEVDVLPLPEGACLWEEGTEDWRLVFAAVAAYPVRSVDDLLALVTGAADLADGAGLPLGIDVRPLPAPGTTAPDADAGTHRLALVTVHTAKDRWEMDEGYLDLARQVQQLARSLDLTADPGRARFVQIGLDAADIPAVSTFWQAALGYEPDPRDNVTDIVDPRGLGPVLFFQPIDEQDEQRRAQRNRLHVDVYLPHDVAATRVETAVAAGGTVVRDAAPFWWTVADPEGNEVDLAVTVGREEEWG is encoded by the coding sequence ATGGACGCACGAGCAGGCCGGCTGACCACACAGGAGTTCCAGGCCGCGGAGGGGACCGAGGACTGGCGCGGGTTGGGTCGTGGCGCGCACGCCTGGTTCGCCACCGGGTCCCACGCCGACGGGGCAGCGCTCGTGCGCAGCGTCGTGTCGACGTGCGGCGACCTCGGCACCGGGCTTCCCGACCTCGACCTGCGCGCGACCGGGCTCCGGATGCGCCTGGCCGCGTCGGGCGAGGGGTTCACGACGCAGACGGTCGAGCTCGCCCGCGCGATCTCCGCCTCGGCCCGCGATCTCGGTCTCACCGCGCAGCCGGAGGTCGTGCAGGAGGTCCAGCTGGCGGTGGACACCCAGGACCCCGGGGCGGTCATGGACTTCTGGGAGACCGCCCTGGGCTACGAGCGCCAGGGCGAGGAGGACGTCGTCGACGCCGGCCGCCGCCACCCGCCGCTGTGGTTCCAGGACATGGACGCGGCCCGTCCGCTGCGCAGCCGCCTCCACCTCGACTCGGTCACCTCCCAGCCCGTCGCCGCAGCCACCGTGGACCGGCTCGAGGCCGCGGGGGCAGGGGTCGCCCGCCACGGCTACTACGCCACCGTGGCCGACCCGGAGGGCAACGAGGTCGACGTCCTGCCGCTGCCCGAGGGCGCCTGCCTCTGGGAGGAGGGCACCGAGGACTGGCGCCTGGTCTTCGCGGCCGTCGCCGCCTACCCGGTGCGCTCCGTCGACGACCTGCTCGCGCTGGTGACCGGGGCCGCCGACCTCGCGGACGGGGCCGGGCTCCCGCTCGGCATCGACGTGCGGCCCCTGCCCGCGCCCGGCACGACAGCCCCGGACGCAGACGCAGGGACACACCGCCTCGCGCTGGTGACCGTGCATACCGCGAAGGACCGTTGGGAGATGGACGAGGGCTACCTCGACCTGGCCCGCCAGGTGCAGCAGCTCGCCCGGTCGCTGGACCTCACCGCCGACCCCGGTCGTGCCCGCTTCGTGCAGATCGGCCTGGACGCGGCCGACATCCCGGCGGTCAGCACCTTCTGGCAGGCCGCTCTCGGCTACGAGCCCGACCCGCGCGACAACGTCACCGACATCGTCGACCCGCGAGGTCTGGGCCCAGTCCTCTTCTTCCAGCCGATCGATGAGCAGGACGAGCAGCGACGGGCGCAGCGCAACCGCCTGCACGTCGACGTCTACCTGCCCCACGACGTGGCCGCGACCCGGGTCGAGACCGCCGTCGCCGCGGGCGGCACCGTGGTGCGCGACGCCGCGCCGTTCTGGTGGACGGTCGCCGACCCCGAGGGCAACGAGGTGGACCTCGCCGTGACGGTCGGCCGCGAGGAGGAGTGGGGCTGA
- a CDS encoding LLM class flavin-dependent oxidoreductase — translation MASTRVPLSVLDLVPRSQGMTPATAIEESVALAREVDELGYHRFWMAEHHGSEAFMSSATSLLLGHVAHATDRIRLGSGGVMLPNHSPLMVAEYYGTLATIHGDRFDLGLGRAPGTDPMTAAALSRSSGHLPDFAAEVADLQRYLGEPQAGRRVRALPGEGTKVPLWMLGSSTGGAQVAAALGLPFSFASHFAPDQLDEALSLYRDRFRADAETAQVDRPTTMAGVNVLVAPTQEEADHLFTTAQLMAIRIRSGQPAPLDPPVESLAAVVPTELLPLADAHQSVKMVGTPDTVVDKLEAFVDAHDLDELIVTTYTFDPEMRRRSYRMLAEAWGTGMPADERVAVSA, via the coding sequence ATGGCATCCACGCGCGTCCCGCTGTCCGTCCTCGACCTGGTCCCCCGCTCGCAGGGGATGACGCCGGCCACGGCGATCGAGGAGTCCGTGGCCCTCGCCCGCGAGGTCGACGAGCTCGGCTACCACCGCTTCTGGATGGCCGAGCACCACGGCTCGGAGGCGTTCATGTCCTCCGCGACCTCGCTGCTGCTCGGTCACGTGGCGCACGCGACGGACCGGATCCGGCTCGGGTCGGGCGGAGTCATGCTGCCCAACCACTCCCCGCTCATGGTGGCGGAGTACTACGGGACCCTCGCGACGATCCACGGCGACCGCTTCGACCTCGGCCTCGGGCGTGCGCCGGGGACCGACCCCATGACCGCGGCGGCGCTGTCCCGCTCCAGCGGTCACCTCCCCGACTTCGCCGCCGAGGTCGCCGACCTCCAGCGCTACCTGGGCGAGCCGCAGGCCGGCCGCCGGGTGCGGGCGCTGCCCGGCGAGGGCACGAAGGTGCCGCTGTGGATGCTCGGCTCGTCCACCGGCGGCGCCCAGGTCGCCGCGGCGCTGGGGCTGCCCTTCTCCTTCGCCTCCCACTTCGCCCCGGACCAGCTGGACGAGGCGCTGAGTCTCTACCGCGACCGTTTTCGGGCCGACGCCGAGACCGCCCAGGTGGACCGGCCGACGACGATGGCCGGGGTCAACGTGCTCGTGGCCCCCACCCAGGAGGAGGCCGACCACCTCTTCACGACGGCACAGCTCATGGCGATCCGGATCCGCTCCGGACAGCCGGCACCGCTGGACCCGCCGGTCGAGAGCCTCGCCGCCGTCGTGCCGACCGAGCTGCTGCCGCTGGCCGACGCGCACCAGTCGGTGAAGATGGTCGGCACCCCCGACACCGTCGTCGACAAGCTCGAGGCGTTCGTCGACGCCCACGACCTGGACGAGCTCATCGTCACCACCTACACCTTCGACCCCGAGATGCGCCGACGCAGCTACCGCATGCTCGCCGAGGCCTGGGGCACGGGTATGCCTGCCGACGAGCGGGTCGCGGTCAGCGCCTGA
- a CDS encoding RecQ family ATP-dependent DNA helicase, with product MPDVMQETTSLAEGARAALRRLVGREDADFRDGQLEAVRALVEDRARVLVVQRTGWGKSAVYFVATALRRQQGAGPTVIVSPLLALMRDQIAAAGRAGVRAVTMNSANATEWDDVRSALAADEVDVLLVSPERLNNPRFREEQLPDLAARCGLLVVDEAHCISDWGHDFRPDYRRIRNLLDALPEGTPVLATTATANERVVDDVVEQLGVGGATVRTIRGPLARASLRLGVLPRLAPDQRLGWLLAHLGTLPGSGIIYCLTVSAAQDVAEALRAAGHEVAAYTGRTDTEDRERLEAALRDNQVKALVATSALGMGFDKPDLGFVVHLGAPSSPVAYYQQVGRAGRATERADVLLLPGSEDRDIWNYFATVSMPRQDQADAVLTALAESDRPLSTPALETIVDVRRTRLELLLKVLDVDGAVGKVPGGWTATGRPWVYDKERYTRVAEARVREAELMVAYQQTEGCRMAFLQECLDDATAQPCGRCDRCAGAWFPEEIPQEAVGSARERLGAVGVPIDPRAQWPTGMPRLGVEVKGKIPTEEQAAEGRALTRLSDLGWGQRLRAVLEAGTSRVSDDPDGETTVGSPVPEEVTRAVVQVLSGWGWAQRPEGVVAMPSRRRPAVVGSLAEQISQIGRLPLLGTLDLAHGGPVGEPGGNSAFRLANVWDRVVVGPELREALSGVRGPVLLVDDVVDSRWTMTVAARALRRAGVEAVLPLALAIEG from the coding sequence ATGCCGGATGTGATGCAGGAGACGACCTCGCTGGCCGAGGGTGCCCGCGCCGCGCTGCGGCGGCTCGTGGGGCGGGAGGACGCGGACTTCCGGGACGGGCAGCTCGAGGCGGTGCGCGCCCTCGTCGAGGACCGCGCCCGGGTGCTGGTGGTGCAGCGGACCGGGTGGGGCAAGTCGGCGGTCTACTTCGTGGCCACCGCGCTGCGGCGGCAGCAGGGCGCCGGGCCGACGGTCATCGTGTCGCCGCTGCTGGCTCTGATGCGCGACCAGATCGCGGCGGCCGGGCGAGCCGGCGTGCGCGCCGTGACGATGAACTCGGCCAACGCCACCGAGTGGGACGACGTTCGGTCCGCGCTCGCCGCCGACGAGGTGGACGTGCTGCTCGTGAGCCCGGAGCGGCTCAACAACCCGCGCTTCCGGGAGGAGCAGCTGCCCGACCTGGCCGCACGCTGCGGGCTGCTCGTCGTGGACGAGGCGCACTGCATCAGCGACTGGGGTCACGACTTCCGGCCGGACTACCGGCGCATCCGCAACCTGCTCGACGCGCTGCCCGAGGGCACGCCCGTGCTGGCGACCACGGCGACCGCCAACGAGCGGGTGGTCGACGACGTCGTCGAGCAGCTGGGGGTCGGCGGTGCCACGGTCCGGACCATCCGGGGGCCGTTGGCGCGCGCCTCGCTGCGGCTCGGCGTGCTGCCGCGGCTGGCCCCCGACCAGCGGCTGGGCTGGCTGCTGGCCCACCTGGGAACGCTCCCGGGCAGCGGCATCATCTACTGCCTCACGGTGTCGGCGGCGCAGGACGTCGCGGAGGCGCTGCGCGCCGCCGGGCACGAGGTCGCGGCATACACGGGGCGGACCGACACCGAGGACCGCGAGAGGCTCGAGGCGGCGCTGCGGGACAACCAGGTCAAGGCGCTCGTGGCGACCAGCGCGCTCGGGATGGGCTTCGACAAGCCCGACCTCGGGTTCGTCGTCCACCTGGGTGCGCCGAGCTCGCCGGTGGCCTACTACCAGCAGGTGGGACGCGCGGGCCGCGCGACCGAGCGGGCCGACGTGCTGCTGCTGCCCGGCTCGGAGGACCGGGACATCTGGAACTACTTCGCCACGGTGTCGATGCCGCGGCAGGACCAGGCGGACGCGGTGCTGACCGCGCTCGCCGAGAGCGACCGGCCGCTGTCCACGCCAGCGCTGGAGACGATCGTCGACGTGCGACGCACCCGGCTGGAGCTGCTGCTCAAGGTGCTCGACGTCGACGGGGCCGTGGGGAAGGTCCCCGGCGGCTGGACGGCGACGGGACGTCCGTGGGTCTACGACAAGGAGCGCTACACCCGGGTCGCGGAGGCGCGCGTGCGCGAGGCCGAGCTCATGGTGGCCTACCAGCAGACCGAGGGCTGCCGCATGGCGTTCCTGCAGGAGTGCCTGGACGACGCGACGGCGCAGCCGTGCGGCCGCTGCGACCGGTGCGCGGGCGCGTGGTTCCCCGAGGAGATCCCGCAGGAGGCGGTCGGGTCGGCGCGCGAGCGGCTCGGCGCGGTCGGGGTGCCGATCGACCCGCGTGCGCAGTGGCCGACCGGTATGCCCCGCCTCGGGGTCGAGGTGAAGGGCAAGATCCCAACCGAGGAGCAGGCGGCCGAGGGGCGGGCGCTCACGCGGCTCTCCGACCTCGGGTGGGGGCAACGGTTGCGCGCGGTGCTCGAGGCAGGGACGTCGCGAGTCTCGGACGACCCGGACGGGGAGACGACGGTGGGATCGCCGGTGCCGGAGGAGGTCACCCGCGCGGTGGTGCAGGTGCTGTCCGGCTGGGGCTGGGCGCAGCGCCCCGAGGGGGTGGTCGCGATGCCGTCGCGGCGCCGGCCGGCGGTGGTGGGGTCGCTCGCCGAGCAGATCAGCCAGATCGGCCGGCTGCCGCTGCTCGGCACGCTCGACCTGGCGCACGGTGGACCAGTGGGCGAGCCCGGCGGCAACAGCGCCTTCCGGCTGGCCAACGTCTGGGACCGCGTCGTCGTCGGTCCGGAGCTGCGGGAGGCGTTGTCCGGGGTGCGCGGGCCGGTGCTGCTCGTCGACGACGTCGTGGACTCCCGCTGGACGATGACGGTCGCGGCCCGGGCGCTGCGGCGGGCCGGGGTGGAGGCGGTGCTTCCGCTCGCGCTGGCGATCGAGGGCTGA
- a CDS encoding sensor histidine kinase, whose translation MSPTQRPADAWSRWGWLFGGIWLVFFIFPLIHIWTTPYTPAHRLVATALVAAFMVAYVLTVRRAVRRVGGGQYASAARGGLLGLGAMVAVAIVLATMIGPNALTAMPFIVGVPVFFLPWRGVWTISLGLLGLGMLTSALIWGVWPTIMFWGISALVLTISVLSRYLEEQQESALETESQLALTEERERVARDVHDVLGHSLTVVTVKTELARRLVDADPERAKQEMGEVQDIARQALAEIRATVGGLRVARLADEVEAADVALRGAGIDARLPDDVLLVDPRHRITLAWVLREAVTNVVRHSHADTCVVELGDHWLRVSDDGRGVDGTREGNGIRGLRERVEQAGGSLTLGPGPDGAGTTVEVKL comes from the coding sequence ATGAGTCCCACGCAGAGGCCCGCAGACGCCTGGTCGCGGTGGGGCTGGCTCTTCGGCGGCATCTGGCTGGTCTTCTTCATCTTCCCGCTGATCCACATCTGGACCACGCCTTACACCCCCGCTCACCGGCTGGTCGCCACCGCGCTCGTCGCGGCCTTCATGGTTGCCTACGTCCTGACCGTGCGCCGCGCCGTGCGTCGCGTCGGTGGCGGGCAGTATGCCTCGGCCGCCCGTGGCGGCCTGCTGGGGCTCGGCGCGATGGTCGCCGTCGCCATCGTCCTGGCCACGATGATCGGCCCGAACGCGCTGACCGCCATGCCGTTCATCGTGGGCGTGCCGGTCTTCTTCCTGCCCTGGCGCGGGGTCTGGACGATCTCGCTCGGCCTCCTCGGCCTCGGGATGCTCACCAGCGCCCTCATCTGGGGGGTGTGGCCGACGATCATGTTCTGGGGCATCTCGGCCCTGGTGCTGACGATCAGCGTGCTCAGCCGCTACCTCGAGGAGCAGCAGGAGTCGGCCCTGGAGACCGAGAGCCAGCTGGCGCTCACCGAGGAGCGCGAGCGCGTCGCCCGGGACGTCCACGACGTGCTCGGGCACTCGCTCACCGTCGTCACCGTCAAGACCGAGCTTGCCCGGCGTCTCGTGGACGCCGACCCCGAGCGCGCGAAGCAGGAGATGGGGGAGGTGCAGGACATCGCCCGCCAGGCGCTCGCCGAGATCCGCGCCACCGTCGGTGGCCTGCGCGTGGCCCGGCTGGCCGACGAGGTCGAGGCGGCGGACGTGGCGCTGCGCGGCGCGGGCATCGACGCCCGGCTCCCCGACGACGTCCTCCTCGTCGACCCCCGCCACCGCATCACGCTCGCGTGGGTGCTGCGCGAGGCGGTGACCAACGTCGTCCGCCACAGCCATGCCGACACCTGCGTCGTCGAGCTGGGCGACCACTGGCTGCGGGTCAGCGACGACGGCAGGGGAGTGGACGGCACCCGCGAGGGCAACGGCATACGCGGCCTGCGCGAGCGCGTCGAACAGGCCGGCGGCTCCCTGACGCTGGGCCCCGGACCGGACGGGGCCGGCACCACCGTGGAGGTGAAGCTGTGA
- a CDS encoding HNH endonuclease signature motif containing protein, with product MASAAEVHADRAEEWSPPDPESPLAEIDALSAEDYRAFMDELSAALGEAADAELAARPASERVADGLETARRGMRCATVSAEEAATVLDADLAGALESVGELQTQLGAVGFTLAREAAVRGLHQDVAMSLVDWLRVRCPWLSIQDAAQISAVVTVSQTPTTAMIGEAVADGSVPVHRAATVARTMTRLKSSLTPEQQEDYARIATAAAARTDLSDRDLGRVCHRLLEDLLEETEPEGRERTAIELRTVTRRRVASGLTRFTIDAPDGDAAIISGVLTSALAAPAPESKAQGDEGEGDGEGSGGAGGSGGGSIEPDTRLPGQRRYDALMTVIRRGVGNPGAPPSTARATVLLTIPFDPERGTPAGAASTMEGDYVPPRQAAELACSGDVTPVWLTADGEPLALGQDARFASPAQWKALAVRDGGCSFPGCSALPQWCDSHHLDHWARGGSTDVDRMALLCGRHHTHVHQRDLTATVSGGTVTWHV from the coding sequence ATGGCGTCGGCAGCGGAGGTGCATGCGGACCGGGCGGAGGAGTGGTCCCCGCCCGATCCGGAGAGCCCGCTGGCCGAGATCGACGCCCTGAGCGCAGAGGACTACCGGGCGTTCATGGACGAGCTCTCCGCAGCGCTGGGCGAGGCTGCCGATGCGGAGCTGGCCGCGCGGCCGGCTTCCGAGCGGGTGGCCGACGGGCTGGAGACGGCGCGACGGGGTATGCGCTGCGCCACGGTGAGCGCCGAGGAGGCTGCCACGGTGCTCGACGCCGACCTGGCGGGCGCGCTGGAGTCGGTGGGTGAGCTGCAGACCCAGCTGGGCGCGGTCGGCTTCACCTTGGCGCGCGAGGCGGCGGTGCGCGGGCTGCACCAGGACGTGGCGATGTCGCTGGTCGACTGGCTGCGGGTGCGCTGCCCCTGGCTCAGCATCCAGGACGCCGCCCAGATCAGCGCGGTCGTGACCGTCTCGCAGACACCCACGACGGCGATGATCGGTGAGGCGGTCGCCGACGGCAGCGTCCCCGTGCACCGGGCGGCCACGGTCGCGCGCACGATGACCCGGCTGAAGTCCTCGCTGACCCCGGAGCAGCAGGAGGACTACGCGCGGATCGCCACCGCGGCGGCCGCGCGGACCGACCTGTCCGACCGCGACCTGGGGCGCGTGTGTCACCGGCTGCTCGAGGACCTGCTGGAGGAGACCGAGCCGGAGGGGCGGGAGCGGACGGCCATCGAGCTGCGCACCGTCACGCGGCGCAGGGTGGCGTCGGGGCTGACCCGGTTCACCATCGACGCGCCGGACGGGGACGCCGCGATCATCTCCGGGGTGCTCACCTCGGCCCTGGCGGCGCCTGCCCCGGAGAGCAAGGCCCAGGGCGACGAGGGCGAGGGCGACGGTGAGGGGTCGGGTGGGGCGGGCGGGTCGGGTGGCGGCAGCATCGAGCCGGACACGCGGCTGCCGGGACAGCGGCGCTACGACGCGCTCATGACCGTCATCCGGCGCGGCGTCGGCAACCCGGGCGCCCCGCCGTCCACCGCCAGGGCCACGGTCCTGCTGACCATCCCCTTCGACCCCGAGCGCGGCACGCCCGCCGGGGCCGCGAGCACGATGGAGGGCGACTACGTGCCGCCCCGGCAGGCCGCGGAGCTGGCGTGCAGCGGCGACGTCACCCCGGTGTGGCTCACGGCCGACGGCGAGCCGCTCGCGCTGGGCCAGGACGCGCGCTTCGCCTCTCCTGCGCAGTGGAAGGCCCTGGCCGTGCGTGACGGCGGCTGCTCCTTCCCCGGCTGCTCGGCGCTGCCGCAGTGGTGCGACAGCCACCACCTCGACCACTGGGCCCGTGGCGGCAGCACCGACGTCGACCGGATGGCCCTGCTCTGCGGCCGCCACCACACCCACGTCCACCAGCGCGACCTGACCGCCACGGTGAGCGGCGGCACCGTCACCTGGCACGTCTGA